A single genomic interval of Corallococcus macrosporus harbors:
- a CDS encoding ABC-F family ATP-binding cassette domain-containing protein: MFNVINVSKAYGPKKLFEEVNVAFSPGRRYGLTGPNGAGKSTFMKILAGDEEQDMGEIIRPRKLGILRQDHFRYENDRVIDVVLMGNRHLWAAMDEKNKLLAKADITEEDGNRLGELEGVIAEEDGYSAESDAATLLAGLGIEESFHEEPMRQLTGGLKLRVLLAQALFGKPEGLLLDEPTNNLDIDSIRWLENFLHAYEGVLITISHDRHFLNSICTHIADIDYETIIQYTGGYDDMVRQKSQLRTRVESETAEKKKKIAQLQDFVARFHAGTRASQVQSRIKQIDKLKTEDLKRSNIARPFIRFDQKVISGRQTLMFEGLKKSFDGQQVIKPFKALVCKGERICVIGRNAVGKSTLVKMLAGQLEPDAGTITWGHQATVGYLPQDHHGVIHKGTTCFGYLREISEKLTNEEISGVLGRMLFSGEERMKPTDTLSGGETVRVLLSKLMIMQDNVLILDEPTNHLDLESIAALAEGLSKFDGTVICVTHDQELISEVATRIWSLEAGKEVLDFNGPYSEFMEKHADAAQKRR, translated from the coding sequence ATGTTCAACGTCATCAACGTCTCCAAGGCCTACGGGCCCAAGAAACTTTTCGAGGAGGTCAACGTCGCCTTCTCGCCGGGCCGTCGCTACGGCCTGACCGGTCCGAACGGGGCCGGCAAGTCCACGTTCATGAAGATCCTCGCGGGTGACGAGGAGCAGGACATGGGCGAGATCATCCGCCCCCGCAAGCTGGGCATCCTGCGCCAGGACCACTTCCGCTACGAGAACGACCGCGTCATCGACGTGGTGCTGATGGGCAACCGCCACCTGTGGGCGGCCATGGATGAGAAGAACAAACTCCTGGCCAAGGCGGACATCACCGAGGAGGACGGCAACCGGCTGGGTGAGCTGGAAGGCGTCATCGCGGAAGAGGACGGCTATTCGGCGGAGAGCGACGCGGCCACGCTGCTGGCGGGTCTGGGCATCGAGGAGTCCTTCCACGAAGAGCCCATGCGCCAGCTCACCGGCGGCCTGAAGCTGCGTGTGTTGCTCGCGCAGGCGCTGTTCGGCAAGCCGGAAGGACTGCTGCTGGACGAGCCCACGAACAACCTGGACATCGATTCCATCCGCTGGCTGGAGAACTTCCTCCATGCGTATGAGGGCGTGCTGATCACCATCAGCCACGACCGGCACTTCCTGAACTCCATCTGCACGCACATCGCGGACATCGATTACGAGACCATCATCCAGTACACGGGTGGTTACGACGACATGGTCCGGCAGAAGTCGCAGCTGCGGACCCGGGTCGAGTCCGAGACGGCGGAGAAGAAGAAGAAGATCGCCCAGCTGCAGGACTTCGTGGCGCGCTTCCACGCGGGTACGCGTGCGTCGCAGGTGCAGAGCCGCATCAAGCAGATCGACAAGCTGAAGACGGAGGACCTGAAGCGCTCGAACATCGCGCGGCCGTTCATCCGGTTCGACCAGAAGGTGATCAGCGGCCGGCAGACGCTGATGTTCGAGGGCCTGAAGAAGTCCTTCGACGGGCAGCAGGTCATCAAGCCGTTCAAGGCGCTGGTCTGCAAGGGCGAGCGCATCTGCGTCATCGGCCGCAACGCCGTGGGCAAGTCCACGCTGGTGAAGATGCTGGCGGGACAGCTGGAGCCGGACGCGGGGACCATCACCTGGGGTCACCAGGCGACGGTGGGCTACCTGCCGCAGGACCACCACGGCGTCATCCACAAGGGCACGACGTGCTTCGGCTACCTCCGGGAGATCAGCGAGAAGCTGACGAACGAAGAGATCTCCGGCGTGCTGGGCCGGATGCTCTTCTCCGGTGAGGAGCGGATGAAGCCCACGGACACGCTCTCCGGTGGTGAGACGGTGCGCGTGCTGTTGTCCAAGCTGATGATCATGCAGGACAACGTGCTGATCCTGGACGAGCCGACGAACCACCTGGACCTGGAGTCCATCGCGGCGCTGGCGGAAGGCCTGTCCAAGTTCGACGGCACGGTCATCTGCGTGACGCACGACCAGGAGCTCATCTCCGAGGTCGCGACCCGCATCTGGAGCCTCGAGGCGGGCAAGGAAGTCCTCGACTTCAACGGCCCCTACTCCGAGTTCATGGAGAAGCACGCGGACGCGGCGCAGAAGCGCCGGTAG